A window of Passer domesticus isolate bPasDom1 chromosome 18, bPasDom1.hap1, whole genome shotgun sequence contains these coding sequences:
- the ZER1 gene encoding protein zer-1 homolog produces the protein MASDSPESLMTLCTDYCLRNLEGTLCYLLDNETLRLHPDIFLPSEICDKLVNEYVELVKTDSIFEPHESFFTLFSDPRSTRLARIHLREHIVQDQDLEAIRKQDLIELYLTNCEKLTAKSLQTLVSFSHTLISLSLFGCSNIFYEEENPGGCEDDCLVNPTRQVLVKDFTFEGFSRLRILNLGRLIEGVNVETLLRPLASLAALDLSGIQLNDVGFLTQWKDSLVSLVLYNMDLSEEHIQVIAQLRKLRHLDISRDHLSSYYKFKLTRRVLNLFVENLVNLTSLDISGHTMLENCTIPSMEEKMGQTSIEPAKSSIAPFRGLKRPLQFLGLFETSLCRLTHIPAYKVSGDKNEEQVLNAIEAYTEHRPEITSRAINLLFDIARIERCSQLLRALQLVITALKCHKDDKNIQVTGSAALFYLTNSEYRMEQSVKLRRQVIQVVLNGMESYQEVTVQRNCCLTLCNFSIPEELEFQYRRVNELLLNILNQSRQDESIQRIAVHLCNALVCQVDNDHKEAVGKMGFVMTMLKLIQKKLADKTCDQVMEFSWSALWNITDETPDNCEMFLNYSGMKLFLECLKEFPEKQELHRNMLGLLGNVAEVKELRPQLMTSQFISVFSNLLESKADGIEVSYNACGVLSHIMFDGLEAWGICEPHREEVVKRMWAAIQSWDINSRRNINYRSFEPILRLLPQGISPVSQHWATWALYNLVSVYPDKYCPLLIKEGGIPLLKDMIKMASARQETKEMARKVIEHCSNFKEENMDTSR, from the exons ATGGCATCTGACAGTCCTGAGTCTCTGATGACCTTGTGCACTGATTACTGCCTTCGCAACCTGGAGGGGACTCTGTGCTACCTGCTGGACAACGAGACGCTGCGGCTGCACCCCGACATCTTCCTGCCCAGCGAGATCTGTGACAAGCTGGTCAACGA GTACGTGGAGCTGGTGAAGACAGACAGCATCTTTGAACCCCATGAAAGCTTCTTCACCCTCTTCTCAGACCCACGGAGCACCAGGCTAGCTCGGATCCACCTGAGGGAGCACATTGTGCAGGACCAGGACCTGGAGGCCATCAGGAAGCAG GATCTTATTGAGCTCTACCTGACTAACTGTGAGAAGCTGACAGCCAAGAGCCTGCAAACCTTGGTGAGCTTCAGCCACACACTGATCTCCCTGAGCCTCTTTGGCTGCAGCAATATCTTCTACGAGGAGGAGAACCCTGGGGGCTGTGAGGACGACTGCCTGGTGAACCCCACTCGCCAGGTCTTGGTCAAGGACTTCACTTTTGAAGGCTTCAGCCGCCTGCGCATCCTGAACCTGGGCCGCCTGATCGAGGGGGTGAACGTGGAGACTCTGCTGCGGCCCCTGGcctccctggcagctctggacCTCTCTGGGATCCAGCTGAATGATGTGGGATTCCTCACCCAGTGGAAGGACAGTCTGGTTTCCTTAGTGCTTTACAACATGGACCTTTCAGAGGAGCACATCCAAGTGATTGCACAGCTTCGCAAGCTCAG GCACCTGGATATCTCCCGAGACCATCTGTCCAGTTATTACAAGTTCAAGCTGACCCGGCGGGTTCTAAACTTGTTTGTGGAAAACCTGGTGAACCTCACTTCGCTCGACATCTCAGGGCACACCATGCTGGAGAACTGCACTATCCCCAGCATGGAGGAGAAGATGGGCCAGACAAG CATTGAgccagcaaagagcagcattgcTCCCTTCCGGGGTCTGAAACGACCGCTGCAGTTCTTGGGCCTTTTTGAAACATCCCTCTGCCGCCTGACCCATATCCCAGCCTACAAG GTGAGTGGAGACAAGAACGAAGAGCAGGTGCTGAACGCCATCGAGGCTTACACCGAGCACCGGCCGGAAATCACTTCCCGGGCCATCAACCTGCTTTTCGACATTGCCCGCATCGAGCGCTGCAGCCAGCTGCTGAGAGCCCTGCAG CTGGTGATCACAGCCCTCAAGTGCCACAAGGATGACAAAAACATCCAGGTGACGGGCAGCGCCGCGCTGTTCTACCTGACCAACTCCGAGTACCGCATGGAGCAGAGCGTGAAGCTGCGGCGCCAGGTCATCCAGGTGGTGCTCAACGGCATGGAGTCCTACCAGGAGGTCACA GTCCAGAGGAACTGCTGCCTGACCCTGTGTAACTTCAGCattcctgaggagctggagtTCCAGTACCGCCGAGTGAACGAGCTGCTGCTGAACATCCTCAACCAGAGCCGGCAGGACGAGTCCATCCAGCGCATCGCCGTGCACCTCTGCAATGCCCTGGTCTGCCAGGTGGACAACGACCACAAAGAAGCTGTGGGCAAGATGGGGTTTGTCATG ACAATGCTAAAGTTGATTCAGAAGAAGTTGGCTGATAAAACG TGTGATCAGGTGATGGAGTTCTCCTGGAGTGCCCTCTGGAACATCACTGATGAGACCCCAGATAACTGTGAGATGTTCCTAAACTACAGTGGCATGAAACTGTTCTTGGAGTGCTTGAAA GAGTTCCCAGagaagcaggagctgcaccGCAACATGCTGGGCCTCCTGGGCAACGTGGCAGAAGTGAAGGAGCTGCGCCCGCAGCTCATGACCTCCCAGTTCATCAGTGTGTTCAG CAACCTGCTGGAGAGCAAAGCTGATGGGATTGAGGTGTCATATAATGCCTGTGGAGTGCTCTCCCATATCATGTTTGATGGTTTAGAGGCCTGGGGGATCTGTGAGCCTCACAGAGAAGAAGTTGTGAAGAGGATGTGGGCAGCCATCCAGAGCTGGGATATCAACTCCAGGAGAAATATCAATTACAG GTCATTTGAACCAATCCTTCGGCTTCTTCCACAAGGGATCTCCCCAGTCAGCCAGCACTGGGCCACCTGGGCACTCTATAACCTGGTCTCTGTCTACC CTGACAAGTACTGCCCACTGCTGATCAAAGAAGGTGGGATTCCTCTCCTGAAGGACATGATTAAAATGGCCTCAGCAAGACAAGAGACCAAGGAAATGGCCCG GAAAGTTATAGAGCACTGCAGTAACTTTAAGGAGGAGAACATGGACACTTCCAGATAG
- the TBC1D13 gene encoding TBC1 domain family member 13, producing the protein MSRLHQSRIADFQEVLGEPTVALGKLRELCFSGIPFDGGLRCLCWKILLNYLPLEKALWSSLLKKQRDLYSQFLKEMIIQPGIAKANLGVSREDVTLEDHPLNPNPDSRWNTYFKDNEVLLQIDKDVRRLYPDMAFFQRPTDYPCLLILDPQNEFETLRRRVEQTTLKSQTVARNRSGVTNVSSPLKSTPSSLSEYEVLPNGCEAHWEVVERILFIYAKLNPGIAYVQGMNEIVGPLYYTFATDPNSEWKEHAEADTFFCFTNLMAEIRDNFIKSLDDSQCGITYKMEKVYSTLKEKDVELYLKLQEQNIKPQFFAFRWLTLLLSQEFLLPDVIRIWDSLFADDKRFDFLLLVCCAMLTLIRDQLLEGDFTLNMRLLQDYPISDVHLILKKAKELQDSK; encoded by the exons ATGTCGCGGCTGCACCAGAGCAG GATCGCGGACTTCCAGGAGGTGCTCGGCGAACCCACGGTGGCTCTGGGCAAGCTCCGCGAGCTGTGCTTCAGCG GAATTCCCTTTGATGGTGGGCTGCGCTGCCTGTGCTGGAAG ATACTCCTGAACTACCTCCCTTTAGAGAAAGCCTTATGGAGCTCTTTGCTGAAGAAACAGAG gGATCTGTATTCCCAGTTCCTAAAAGAAATGATTATCCAGCCTGGCATTGCCAAGGCCAACCTGGGTGTTTCCAGGGAAGATGTGACCTTAGAAGATCAC CCTCTCAATCCAAACCCAGACAGTCGATGGAACACTTACTTCAAGGATAATGAAGTGCTCCTCCAGATAGACAAAGATGTCAG GAGGCTGTACCCTGACATGGCGTTTTTCCAGCGCCCCACGGATTATCCCTGCCTGTTGATCCTGGACCCCCAGAACGAGTTTGAGACGCTGCGCCGGCGCGTGGAGCAGACCACGCTCAAGTCGCAGACGGTGGCACGAAACCGCAGCGGGGTGACAAAC GTGAGCTCCCCTCTTAaaagcacccccagctccctgagcgAGTACGAGGTTCTGCCCAACGGCTGCGAGGCTCACTGGGAAGTGGTGGAGAGGATCCTGTTCATCTATGCCAAGCTGAACCCTGGGATAGCCTATGTCCAGGGCATGAATGAAATCGTGGGGCCTCTTTACTACACCTTTGCTACAGACCCTAACAGTGAATGGAAAG AACATGCTGAAGCAGACACATTTTTCTGCTTTACCAATCTAATGGCTGAAATTCGGGACAACTTCATTAAGAGCCTGGATGATTCTCAGTGTGGTATTACCTACAAAATGGAGAAGGTGTACTCCACCCTGAAGGAAAAGGATGTGGAGCTGTATTTGAAACTG CAAGAACAGAACATCAAACCCCAGTTCTTTGCCTTCCGCTGGCTGACGTTGCTCTTGTCCCAAGAGTTCCTGCTGCCAGATGTCATCCGCATCTGGGACTCCCTCTTTGCCGATGACAAGCGCTTCGATTTCCTCCTGCTCGTCTGTTGTGCCATGCTGAC ACTCATCCGGGATCAGTTGCTGGAAGGAGACTTCACTCTGAACATGAGGCTGCTACAG